One stretch of Pelmatolapia mariae isolate MD_Pm_ZW linkage group LG3_W, Pm_UMD_F_2, whole genome shotgun sequence DNA includes these proteins:
- the LOC134616595 gene encoding uncharacterized protein LOC134616595, whose protein sequence is MRLLQLFVFAFFIFAGCSQGRIPHVRVILGDPFTLPENCQTDEEGDLYRLDLYGTPEVKVAAHKQGVWTPTEVYRERIGKNSSVVFNPAVYTDTGVYELRCGARRVDVQVKVVMSSERCVSEGDAVSLPCYSSTTGKARWSVRWEKNGEDVLKRNSWEDTGAAAGRLSLSPDWVSHGNFSLTLKQAQKDDQGDYFCYIQDEVVIAVRLTVTGQRSPDQSNSTRPPFVPPAPRACEESRILPAVIITAVVCLPVGLLIGWLMTSCCSRGASYRHCGRPNEAYGP, encoded by the exons ATGAGGCTTCTTCAGCTGTTCGTATTTGCTTTCTTCATCTTCGCCGGTTGCAGTCAGGGACGGATACCACATGTGAGAGTTATTTTAGGAGACCCGTTTACGCTTCCAGAAAACTGTCAGACCGATGAAGAGGGTGATCTGTACCGGCTTGATCTTTACGGGACCCCCGAGGTGAAGGTGGCAGCCCACAAGCAAGGCGTGTGGACACCGACTGAGGTTTACCGAGAGCGCATCGGTAAAAACTCGTCGGTCGTGTTTAATCCCGCAGTTTATACCGATACTGGGGTGTATGAGTTACGATGCGGCGCTCGGAGGGTGGATGTTCAGGTCAAAGTTGTCATGTCCTCTGAAAGATGCGTCAGCGAGGGAGACGCGGTGAGCCTGCCCTGCTACTCTTCAACTACAGGGAAAGCGCGTTGGTCTGTGCGGTGGGAGAAAAACGGAGAAGACGTGTTAAAGCGGAATTCCTGGGAAGACACCGGGGCTGCTGCGGGCAGACTGTCGCTGTCCCCGGACTGGGTCTCACACGGAAACTTTTCTTTAACCTTGAAGCAAGCTCAGAAAGACGATCAGGGGGATTACTTCTGCTACATCCAAGATGAAGTCGTGATTGCTGTGAGGCTGACGGTCACCGGCCAGAGGAGCCCGGATCAGAGCAACAGCACCCGTCCTCCGTTTGTGCCT CCGGCACCGAGAGCCTGTGAAGAAAGTAGAATTCTGCCTGCGGTGATCATTACAGCCGTGGTGTGTTTGCCTGTCGGCCTTTTGATTGGCTGGTTAATGACATCATGCTGCTCCAGAGGTGCCTCATACAGACACTGCGGTCGACCAAATGAAGCCTATGGACCATGA